TGCCGTAAGGTTATGCAGGTTTACCTTGCAGGGATGTTAGTGAGAAAGGACAACATATCTCTATAAGCTTAGCGTTGTTTGGCTTTGTGTCCGCGGCAGGTGGCAGATTCGGCTCCAGAGATCTTAAAGTCATTCAGTGGTTCAGGTCAATGAGTCAGTAGTAACTCGTCTGTCACAGTCAGGCAAGAGGGCATCCCACACCCTCTCCGCTCCCTTCCCGTCACTCAGGCTCGCCGGGGCGTGTACAGCGCGGCTCCCTTACAATGTACCTGAACGAGGGGAAACTGAGGCTTGTCTGTTAGCGGGTAATTGGTCGGAACAACGTGAGGAAAATTTCATCTACCGCAGACAAGCCTCGGCTTAACTTGATTGAGGTTCATTGCAGGGAACTGCGAGGCACGCCGATGAACCGAGTGATGGGAGGGTGATTGGCTTGTCAAGGCCAGGCGGAGAACGGAATAGTGTCAGTTCAAACCCTTCTCAAGACACACATCAGTGACTCACAAAGATGCCATAGTGTAGGGCTTGTTGGTGGTGCTGGAGTCTGGCTGCTGAGTAGTCACGATGGCCTGAGACACCAAACCTAAACTCTCTCTCCTACCGCGACACATCCTCCAGTGGCAAGGAGGTGGAAGTTTGCGACACGCAGGAGTGCAAGCTGGCCGCCAGCATCATCGAGGCCATGGACACCTCTGTTGACCCCTGTGACAACTTCTACCAGTTCGCATGCGGCGGCTGGATCAACAACAACCCGGTGCCCGAGGACTCATCCCGCTGGTCCCAGATCGACGTGTTGGCCCGCAAGCTGTCCAACGCGTTGGGCACTATCCTGGAGGAACCCATCGACGCCCAGGACCCTGCGCCCATCAACAAGGCCAAAAACTTCTACCTGGGCTGCATGGACGAGCCGCAGCTGGAGGCCCGGGGCGTCACGCCGCTCACTGACTTCCTGGACCAGTTCGGCGGCTGGCCCATGACCATCAACGCCTGGGACGAGACCGCCTTCGACTGGCAGGCCACGGTGGCCCAGAGCAGGGTGCAGGCCGGCTCCACCTCCCTTGTGGAGGTGTGGGTGTTTGCCGACGAGAAGGATACCTTCTCCACCACCCTTTACATCGACCAGACGTCCCTAGGTCTTCCTCGCTCTGTGCTCGTCAACCCAGACAACTACCAGGAGCGCATCGAGGCCTACAAGACCTACATCGCCGCCACGGCTAACATTCTGGCCGAGGCACTGGGCCAGGACGGCAGCCAGGTGGCCGCCGACGTGGAGGTTGTTTTCGCCTTCGAGACGAGCCTCGCCGAGATCACCAGATCGAGCGAGGAGCGCCGGGACATCGACAACATGTACAACCCCATGACGGTGACCGAGCTGAACACACTGACGGGCGCTGACTGGCTGCCGGTGTTGGTGCCCATGTTCGAGGCCAGCGGCGTGACCGTGGACGGCAACACCCGCGTCATCGTGCAGGAGCAGGCCTACATGTACAACGTGACGCAGCTGCTTCAGACCACCAGCCAGCGCACGGTGTCCAATTACTTGATGTGGCGCCTCGTGAGAAGCCTGGGAGACGAGACGACGCAGGCCATGCGCGACGCCTCCTTCCAGTACGACATGGTGGCCAGCGGCGTCCTGGCCGAGGAGCCGCGCGCCACGCAGTGCGCGGACTCCACCAACGACTTCCTGGGGCTCGCCATCGGCACCAAGTACGTGGAGACCTACTTCTCACAGCAGGCCAAGGACGAGGTGAACGCGATGGTGGAAGACCTGCGCGTGTCCTTCGAAGGCCTGTTGGAGGTGAACGAGTGGATGGACAACGCCACCAAGCCGCTGGCGATGGAGAAGGCGGAGGCCATCACCAAGTTCATCGGCTACCCGGACTGGTACGGCAACACCACCGCCCTCGAGACCTACTACGCTGACCTCGCTGACCTCGATCAGCTGACACACTTCGCTAACGTCCTGGCCCTCAAGTgagtactggtgtgtgtgtgtgtgtgtgtgtgtgtgtgtgtgtgtgtgtgtgtgtgtgtgtgtgtgtgtgtgttccagaggCAAGGTGAGCAATTAGCAAGCAGTGTAGGTTGATTAGATGGTCAATAAGGAAGTTCGTTTAAAGAGAAAGTCGGTCAGTATGCACTCCTTCACTGCACTGACCTCTGTGCGGGTCGCCAGGTCGTGGTTGGCCGTCACCGAGTTCAAACGGCTGGGCAAACCGGCGCAGCGTGACCTGTGGGAAATGCCGCCCACCACTGTCAACGCCTACTACATGCCCGAGTACAACAGCATCACTTTCAATGCCGGCATCCTGCAGCCGCCCTTCTACCGCGCCAACTCCCTCATGGCCCTCAACTACGGAGGCATTGGACAGGTATGGGACAGGTCAGGGGTGGAGGCGGAAGGTGAGTAAAGTAACGCACCTCCTAGCATATGCcccccgttagttagttagatactACATTTATACACAGAGCTACGGCGCCATTGGACAGGTATGGGACAGGGCAGGGGTGGAGGCGGAAGGTGAGTAAAGTAACGCGCCTCCTGGCATATGcccccgttagttagttagataccACATTTATACACAGAGCTACGGCGCCATTGGACAGGTAGAGAAAACATTCATACATCCATACATCCATACATAAGAAGAACAGGTGACTTAGCAGCAGCCCTCCGCACTGCGCGTGTAGCAAATCGATGTtcaattaaaacaacaacaataaacaacaaaTACAATAACAGAATCAGGGAAAACAACATGATATAACAAAAAGAATCATCACTATAGTTCATCCTCGGACACTGATCTATCTgcattctcttcctgttcttcctactcttcttccttttcctcctcctatcttatcACATCCAtttacacctcttcctcctcctcctcctcctcctccttctttgagaGAGAAATATTAGTTATTAAACAACTCAGTAACCAACGGCAGCTTTTGAACAGTTGTCCACCTTCATGAAACTCCCCAAACTTCATTTCCATCTAGTTTTCTTGTTTGCCTTACAGGCCATGTTCCTTACAGAGATAACATTCATTAACTATTATTGTGATCGTTACCAATAATCGTGATGTGATgaggaggaatgagatggaggaggctgtggtgttgactgggatggtggaaggcagaagagcaagaggaagacagagagagaaatttatggaTGGTGTGACAAGAGTGGCGGGA
The window above is part of the Eriocheir sinensis breed Jianghai 21 chromosome 52, ASM2467909v1, whole genome shotgun sequence genome. Proteins encoded here:
- the LOC126982933 gene encoding neprilysin-1-like, encoding MELPTISNGRMESPGRVERQERVERQEPGVQGLWRRRTNLEKALVGVCCVALVACAALVGVMTASSSSSSSAATLAVPAPPQAEEPMPHGKEVEVCDTQECKLAASIIEAMDTSVDPCDNFYQFACGGWINNNPVPEDSSRWSQIDVLARKLSNALGTILEEPIDAQDPAPINKAKNFYLGCMDEPQLEARGVTPLTDFLDQFGGWPMTINAWDETAFDWQATVAQSRVQAGSTSLVEVWVFADEKDTFSTTLYIDQTSLGLPRSVLVNPDNYQERIEAYKTYIAATANILAEALGQDGSQVAADVEVVFAFETSLAEITRSSEERRDIDNMYNPMTVTELNTLTGADWLPVLVPMFEASGVTVDGNTRVIVQEQAYMYNVTQLLQTTSQRTVSNYLMWRLVRSLGDETTQAMRDASFQYDMVASGVLAEEPRATQCADSTNDFLGLAIGTKYVETYFSQQAKDEVNAMVEDLRVSFEGLLEVNEWMDNATKPLAMEKAEAITKFIGYPDWYGNTTALETYYADLADLDQLTHFANVLALKSWLAVTEFKRLGKPAQRDLWEMPPTTVNAYYMPEYNSITFNAGILQPPFYRANSLMALNYGGIGQVIGHEITHGFDDQGRQNEKDGNAVPWWTNATLEVFQSHAQCIVDQYDSIRLPELDGLLPNATLNGVNTQGENIADNGGIREALLAYKLYTDRNGEEPRLPGLTEYTPAQLLFLSNAHTWCTSITDEGLLNQVLTDQHSPSEYRVVVPMSNMKEFSDVWGCPAGSGMNPNDKCVVW